One genomic window of Borreliella garinii includes the following:
- the dnaE gene encoding DNA polymerase III subunit alpha: MLKIKFYFDKIILGMSFKAKFIHLHVHSDYSLLDGAAKISDIISKAKKCNMSHIALTDHGNLFGAIKFYKEAKKAGIKPIIGIEAYMAKTSKFFKKHDDLGKMSYHLILLAKNEIGYKNLLKLTSISYLEGFYYRPRIDKEDLEKYSEGLICTSACIGGLIPRLILANRFEDAKNEILWFKKVFGNDFYLELQRHGIKDQDIVNEKLVEYSRELGVPLAATNDSHYVNREDAVAQDIIVCIGTGAKKSDENRLKMETNEFYIKSQEEMCELFNDLPEALENTVRIAEKCDDFKITFPGPILPDYQIPIEFNTLGEYLEYLTLEGLKFRYKTLTSKIKDRAFYELSVIIRMGFEGYFLIVWDFIKFAHDNDIPVGAGRGSGAGSIVAYALRITDIDPLKYNLLFERFLNPERISMPDFDIDFCFEGRDEIIKYVTNKYGEDKVAQIITFGTLKPKAVVKDVARVLDIPFAESNELTKLIPDGLKVSLKEVLDDNSLKEYFTSKPFYKELMDAALVLEGMNRHASTHAAGIVISKTPLTDYVPLYKDYKQGSVSTQYTMDLLEECGLVKMDFLGLKTLTLIKNAENLIRSVNPDFKIKNIPDNDFKTFKMLGEGKSASVFQFESEGMQQILKDAKPDNIEDLIALNALYRPGPMQFIPQFIAAKKGVKSIKYPHPDLKEVLKPTYGVIVYQEQVMEVAKIIGGFSLGKADILRRAMGKKKEDEMDEMKVDFLRGAIEKGYDKEVASEIFELLKPFSGYGFNKSHAAAYSLIAYQTAYLKANYPQYFMAANLTNEINNNDKLSYYIEESKAIGINVLKPDINRSFKEFRVTDSGISYGLNAIKNLGEIVVDLIIDEREKNGKYSSFEDFIRRVDDKVINKKFLESAIKSGLFDSLDQNRKTLFENLDRLIEVVSEDKNNKKLGQNSLFDVLKGQNPIQQNFNYQAFKEYSYSELLEFEKELLGFYVSGHPLDPYKKAINSFSSLNVLKDLATKKDSIVQFSGILNSVKVIQTKRNNAKMAFGVIEDFKGAIDIVVFTESYERYRDFLIEGNVIGVIGRLTFNRDKFSIVVEKVVNIERLSEDKVKNIHIKFLNNKLNDLQLLNSLKESISNFEDNSGFSNIYFYLRENGKDLKLKMNSILNFVPDEDKLDKLRRCVIVEDVWVD; encoded by the coding sequence TTGTTAAAAATCAAGTTTTATTTTGATAAAATAATTTTAGGTATGAGTTTTAAGGCTAAATTTATTCATCTTCATGTTCATTCAGACTATTCTCTTTTGGATGGAGCTGCAAAAATATCGGATATTATATCAAAAGCAAAAAAATGCAATATGTCACATATTGCATTAACAGATCATGGCAATCTTTTTGGAGCTATTAAATTTTATAAAGAAGCTAAAAAAGCAGGAATAAAGCCAATAATTGGCATTGAAGCTTATATGGCAAAAACTTCTAAGTTTTTTAAAAAACATGATGATCTTGGGAAAATGTCTTACCATTTAATTTTGCTTGCCAAGAATGAGATAGGTTATAAAAACTTATTAAAGTTAACAAGTATTTCTTATCTTGAGGGGTTTTATTATCGCCCAAGGATAGATAAAGAGGATCTTGAAAAATATTCAGAAGGTTTAATTTGTACTTCAGCTTGCATTGGAGGACTCATTCCAAGACTTATTTTGGCGAATAGATTTGAAGATGCTAAGAATGAAATTCTTTGGTTTAAAAAAGTTTTTGGCAACGATTTTTATCTTGAGCTTCAAAGGCATGGCATTAAAGATCAAGACATTGTAAATGAAAAACTTGTTGAATATTCTAGAGAACTTGGAGTTCCTTTAGCAGCAACTAATGATTCTCATTATGTTAATAGAGAGGATGCAGTTGCTCAAGACATCATTGTTTGTATTGGTACTGGCGCCAAGAAGAGCGATGAGAATAGATTAAAAATGGAAACCAATGAATTTTATATTAAATCTCAAGAGGAAATGTGTGAACTTTTTAATGATTTGCCTGAAGCTTTAGAAAATACTGTAAGGATTGCAGAAAAATGTGATGATTTTAAAATAACTTTTCCAGGACCTATTTTGCCTGATTATCAAATTCCTATTGAATTTAATACTCTTGGTGAATATTTAGAATATCTCACTCTTGAGGGATTAAAGTTTAGATATAAAACTTTGACAAGCAAAATAAAAGATAGAGCTTTTTATGAATTAAGTGTGATAATTAGGATGGGCTTTGAAGGTTATTTTTTGATTGTTTGGGATTTTATTAAATTTGCTCATGATAATGATATTCCTGTTGGAGCTGGTCGTGGTTCTGGTGCTGGTTCAATTGTAGCTTATGCTCTTAGAATTACCGATATTGATCCTTTAAAGTATAATTTGCTTTTTGAGAGATTTTTAAATCCTGAGCGTATTTCTATGCCTGATTTTGATATTGATTTTTGTTTCGAAGGCAGAGATGAGATCATAAAATATGTTACCAATAAATACGGAGAAGATAAGGTAGCTCAAATAATTACTTTTGGAACCTTAAAGCCCAAGGCTGTAGTTAAAGATGTAGCTAGAGTTTTAGATATTCCATTTGCCGAATCGAATGAACTTACTAAGCTTATTCCCGATGGTCTCAAAGTTTCTTTAAAAGAGGTTTTAGATGACAATTCTTTGAAAGAGTATTTTACTAGCAAGCCTTTTTATAAAGAATTAATGGATGCTGCATTGGTTCTTGAAGGAATGAATAGACATGCTTCAACCCATGCTGCAGGAATTGTAATTTCTAAAACCCCTTTAACCGATTATGTGCCTCTTTATAAGGATTATAAGCAAGGCTCTGTTTCTACTCAATACACAATGGATTTACTTGAAGAATGTGGACTTGTTAAGATGGATTTTCTTGGCCTAAAAACATTAACTTTAATAAAAAATGCAGAAAATCTTATTAGAAGTGTAAATCCAGATTTTAAAATAAAAAATATTCCAGATAATGATTTTAAGACTTTTAAGATGCTAGGAGAAGGAAAAAGCGCTTCTGTTTTTCAGTTCGAATCTGAGGGAATGCAGCAAATTTTAAAAGACGCAAAGCCCGATAATATTGAAGATTTAATAGCCTTAAATGCTCTTTATAGGCCAGGTCCTATGCAATTTATTCCTCAATTTATTGCTGCCAAAAAAGGCGTAAAGAGTATTAAGTATCCTCATCCAGATTTAAAGGAAGTTTTAAAGCCAACTTATGGAGTTATTGTTTATCAAGAACAAGTAATGGAAGTCGCAAAAATAATTGGAGGTTTTTCTCTTGGCAAGGCTGATATTTTAAGACGTGCTATGGGAAAAAAGAAAGAAGATGAGATGGATGAAATGAAGGTCGACTTTTTAAGAGGCGCTATTGAGAAAGGGTATGACAAAGAGGTTGCTAGTGAAATTTTTGAACTTTTAAAGCCCTTTTCCGGGTATGGATTTAATAAATCGCATGCAGCAGCATATTCTTTAATAGCGTATCAAACTGCTTATCTTAAGGCTAATTATCCTCAGTATTTTATGGCTGCTAACTTGACAAATGAAATTAATAATAATGATAAGCTTTCTTATTATATTGAGGAGTCAAAAGCTATAGGTATAAATGTGCTCAAGCCCGATATAAATCGATCATTTAAAGAATTTCGTGTAACTGATTCTGGAATTTCTTATGGGCTTAATGCGATTAAAAATCTTGGAGAAATTGTTGTTGATTTAATAATTGATGAGAGAGAAAAAAACGGCAAATATAGTTCTTTTGAGGATTTTATCAGACGTGTAGACGATAAAGTAATTAATAAGAAATTTTTAGAATCTGCAATAAAATCTGGACTTTTTGACAGTTTGGATCAAAATAGAAAAACTTTATTTGAAAATCTTGATCGTTTGATTGAAGTTGTTTCAGAAGATAAAAATAATAAAAAACTTGGTCAAAATAGTTTGTTTGATGTTCTTAAAGGTCAAAACCCAATCCAGCAAAATTTCAATTATCAGGCTTTTAAAGAATATTCTTATTCTGAGCTTTTAGAATTTGAAAAAGAGCTTTTAGGATTTTATGTCTCGGGCCATCCTCTTGATCCTTATAAAAAGGCAATTAATAGTTTTTCCAGTTTAAATGTTTTAAAAGATCTTGCTACTAAAAAAGATAGCATTGTTCAATTTTCTGGCATTTTAAATTCAGTAAAAGTTATTCAAACCAAAAGAAATAATGCAAAAATGGCTTTTGGAGTCATTGAAGATTTTAAAGGTGCAATAGATATTGTAGTTTTTACAGAAAGCTATGAAAGGTATAGAGATTTTTTAATTGAGGGCAATGTTATTGGGGTTATAGGTAGACTTACGTTTAACAGAGACAAATTTTCGATTGTAGTTGAAAAAGTTGTAAATATTGAGAGACTCTCTGAAGATAAAGTAAAAAATATTCATATTAAATTTTTGAATAATAAATTAAATGACTTACAATTACTTAATTCTTTAAAGGAAAGTATAAGTAATTTTGAGGACAATTCTGGATTTTCAAATATTTATTTTTATTTAAGGGAAAATGGCAAGGATTTAAAATTAAAAATGAATTCAATTTTGAATTTTGTGCCAGATGAAGACAAGCTTGATAAGTTGAGGCGGTGCGTGATAGTTGAAGATGTTTGGGTTGATTAG
- a CDS encoding methyl-accepting chemotaxis protein — protein MKKFSFLKKKKEKVCDSSLLNVVDNDKKDLSTYEYKAPVKEMLKGFYHTKASIATLKVGFESLQRILFSGIEDFDHIFSVLVKMTNDARDQISVIFSDIGKNNKEKLNQISSVIVGIQGSLETISSFLGATNMISLNAKLEAARAKEYGKGFSVVADEIKRLSDQAKGVMNMISVKEIEEVSKDLISHNLKDLQIDIDKFFAEILEQLNYLESIFKRFSKSQEEFSSLVENLESIDANMAYYSRNCDSLISSDTFVLSNDEFLKELEFILSEQFSWINNLRLIVEGQRTVFIQTDASKHGFGLFYKGLSPKNDIIKQLWEEVYIPYLNINKFAAEILIIFRVENRNDSGLRQAKDFLSQAESLSEEIVRKLEHIKKMVIELDNQGISIFS, from the coding sequence ATGAAAAAATTTTCGTTTTTAAAGAAAAAGAAAGAAAAAGTTTGTGATTCAAGCCTTTTAAATGTTGTCGATAATGACAAAAAAGATTTGAGTACGTATGAATATAAAGCTCCTGTTAAGGAAATGCTAAAGGGATTTTATCATACTAAAGCTTCCATTGCTACTTTAAAAGTAGGATTTGAATCGTTACAAAGAATTTTATTTTCTGGAATAGAAGATTTTGATCATATATTTTCCGTTCTTGTTAAGATGACAAATGATGCTCGTGATCAGATAAGTGTTATTTTTAGTGATATTGGTAAAAATAACAAGGAAAAACTAAATCAAATATCTTCTGTTATTGTTGGAATTCAGGGAAGCTTAGAAACAATAAGTAGTTTTTTGGGCGCTACTAATATGATTTCTCTTAATGCAAAGCTTGAAGCTGCAAGAGCTAAAGAATATGGAAAAGGATTTTCTGTTGTTGCAGATGAGATTAAGCGACTTTCTGATCAGGCAAAAGGTGTTATGAATATGATTTCTGTAAAGGAAATTGAGGAGGTTTCTAAAGATTTAATTTCTCATAACCTTAAGGATTTGCAGATTGATATTGATAAGTTCTTTGCCGAGATTCTTGAACAGCTTAATTATCTTGAGAGCATATTTAAACGCTTTTCAAAAAGCCAAGAAGAATTTTCTTCTTTAGTTGAAAATCTTGAAAGCATAGATGCTAATATGGCTTATTATTCAAGGAATTGTGATTCTTTGATTAGTTCTGATACTTTTGTGCTTTCTAATGATGAATTTTTAAAAGAGCTGGAATTTATTCTCTCAGAGCAGTTTTCTTGGATTAATAATTTGAGATTAATTGTTGAAGGACAAAGGACAGTATTTATTCAAACGGACGCTTCCAAGCATGGATTTGGATTGTTTTATAAAGGACTGTCTCCTAAGAATGATATCATTAAACAGCTGTGGGAAGAAGTATATATTCCTTATTTAAATATTAATAAGTTTGCAGCTGAAATTTTGATTATATTTAGGGTAGAGAATCGTAATGATAGTGGCTTAAGGCAAGCTAAAGATTTTTTGTCTCAAGCTGAGAGTTTATCCGAAGAAATTGTCAGAAAACTTGAGCATATTAAAAAAATGGTAATTGAATTAGATAATCAAGGAATTAGTATTTTTTCTTGA
- a CDS encoding DUF1761 family protein, translating to MLIKFMFSNINLILIVSMTLFKILLEIIYRKILFKKIIGNISILNTQKKQCKIIVIVVLAFSNLLQSFLINALVNLFNNLITLTNNSLGSLMGLNYNVLSAMLISSITWLAFSLPKVINDIIYEKRPFKLTISNAFFDLLIIILLTIFSKLFLSYKLLHFENTTNINFENLPTH from the coding sequence ATGTTAATAAAATTTATGTTCTCAAACATTAATCTAATCTTAATAGTCAGTATGACTTTATTTAAAATATTATTAGAAATAATATACCGAAAAATATTATTTAAAAAAATAATTGGCAATATTAGCATATTAAATACTCAAAAAAAACAATGCAAAATAATTGTTATAGTCGTTTTAGCTTTCAGCAATTTATTACAAAGTTTTTTAATTAACGCTCTTGTCAATTTATTTAATAATTTAATAACCCTAACTAACAACTCTCTTGGAAGCTTAATGGGCTTAAATTACAATGTATTATCTGCAATGCTAATATCTAGCATAACTTGGCTTGCATTTAGCTTGCCCAAAGTAATAAACGATATAATCTATGAAAAAAGACCGTTTAAGTTAACAATATCTAATGCTTTCTTTGACCTTTTAATAATAATATTGCTAACCATATTCTCTAAATTATTTTTAAGCTATAAATTATTGCACTTTGAGAATACTACAAACATTAATTTTGAAAACCTACCCACTCACTAA